In Lolium rigidum isolate FL_2022 chromosome 7, APGP_CSIRO_Lrig_0.1, whole genome shotgun sequence, the DNA window cgtttgttttaagtttgcagTTCCCCATAGGGCTGCTTATCCATGCTAAAGCGGCAACTACATCACTAAAGCATTCTGATATTAGCTATTATACTCCCTCCCTCTAAAAGTAGGTGTCTTTGTTTTGTCTAgatatacatccgtatctagaaaaaagtTAAGACGCCTATTTTTAGAGGGAGGGAGTACTATGTTTGTGTTGAATATAGGATTATATCTTGTTAGTAGATGAGCTTCACATGACAATTAGGTGTATACTTTGTTGAGCTGAGGGTGATGGTTTTCTTTGTGGCGGAGGTTTGATGTATTAGATAATCAAAACGGTTATTGTGTCCACTTCTTTTGTTTCACTGTTTACCTTTTGCTTCAAGTGTTCTGCTAAATCTTAGATAATTCATAAATATGTAGGATTAGGATAACAGCCCAAATGCCAAACTGAGCTATTCTCATACGGTTATACCAACCATCTGGTTGCAGACTACTTTGAGGAAGATTATCAGTTCTGTCTTCAAGCCATTACTTTGATCAAGATTTTCAGTGCAGAAAGTTGGCGACAAATGGACAATGATAGAGCATTTTAAGTCGATAAATGTTCCTTTGTTCATGGCAATTAAAGATTGGATAAAATAAATTTTGACCCAGGTTATTGAAATGCAGCAAATGCTGATATGATTCTCAAACTGGACATATAGACTATTCAGAAGCCCAGCCCCAAGGTTTCCGTTTTGAATTTCTTGAGCTAAGGCGCTATGCCATATTATAGAAGGTCAATGTTTTTAGCACGTATGAATTGAGAAAATACTGTAATTTCACCAAGCTAAATTATATTGGCCAGTGTGAGTTCTGTTCATAAAGGACCATTTGGTAATTCCGGAGCTAAGGTGCACTGTCTGAAAACCCGCTGTCATGTGGGGTTGTTTTTTCATTTTAACAAGATCATATGTTTGAGGTTGTCTCAGAAAATAAGGTGCACTGTTCAAAAACCCACTCTAGATAAAACTACAGAACTGAACCTATTGGAACTAATATTGAAAAAATGGTTTCCCCGAAGTTATGCTTTACTTTAGCCCATTCTTTCCTTGTGCATTATTAAGGGAAATCAAGGAGACAAAAAAATGTTTAACAATCTTGTTCTTTGTATGGCTGAAGACCGAATTCATGGTGGACATGAAATGTGAGGGCTGTGTCACAGCAGTGAAAAACAGGCTTCAAACACTTGAAGGTACAAATCTTTGAATGATCTGTTGTATATAAGAATCATGTGTATCCCTTTTCTTTCAACCATTCCCTGTTGGTTTTAAACATCGCCTCGTACTACAGGAATTAAAAACATCGAAGTGGATTTGAGTAACCAGGTTGTTAGAGTTCTTGGGtcgctcccagtgaagacaatgtTAGATGCTCTGCATCAAACAGGCCGAGATGCACGTCTGATTGGGCAAGGGAACCCAGACGGTGTGTGTTTATTCTATTTATTTATTGCATGTTATTCCTTCTGAAGTCTTTCATATGTGCCTAACTACTTTCGATATTATTGTATATAATTCCTAATGCTATGTTGTGGAGAGTGCAAAAATAAGTTATTTAAAATTTTGATACCTGGCTTTCACTCCCAGGACTAGTGTAACCATTTGTAGCGTCGGTCCTTAAATATCTTCAATTTACACTTTCACTCTCGCATAACTAACATATTTATAGAGACTTTGATTCTAAATGTCTTTGCTTTTACTGTGATGCTAACATTCATCTTGAAATGCTTTAGAACTGCACCATACCCTGTTGAACTCATTTTGGTATGTGGCATAGTATTAACTCTGAGTTTTCCATTGACAAATGCTATCTTAAAACAGTCTTCTGACTGCTGGCATGTTTTATTTAGTTTGTGTTCCACACATCTTTTCTACTACAGCAACTAATTGTGTGGCTTAACATTTGCAGCTTTCTTAGTTTCTGCTGCTGTGGCTGAGTTCAAAGGGCCAGTTATATATGGTGTTGTTCGTCTAGCCCAAGTTAACATGGAATTGACTAGAGTTGAAGCCACTTTTAGTGGGTTATCACCTGGTAAACATGGATGGTCAATAAATGAATTTGGCGATTTGACAAAAGGTGCTGAAAGTACTGGCAAAGTATATAATCCACCGGATTATCTATCCAATAAGGTAATATTCCAATGCCTTGCCACTGAGGGGTTGATAAATCATGTACATACCTGTTCTTTTGACTTCCAAAGAAAAAAttgtaagataaatctaacccctGGGATCTACCATAAGAGTATAAGCCATGTGTTTTGAAAGCACTCTTAAACAGTTGTATCCCATATCTCGTGCACCTGCTTTGAACATGCTGAAGATCTTGTATTCGTAGGAGGGCGCCTTGCTATTTCCCATCGTCCATTGGTTATCTCTGTTTCCTTCACGGTCTCTGATGTCCATTATTCAAAATGTTCATAGACATATCAGCCAAATTGAATAAACTGATTTCATGTTGTTTTGCACTTGTATGCGTACCTACAATGATCcttctttttttgaaaaaatcaaaaaagtACATCCATAGGTTAAAAAAATCTCACATGTACCACTTTGTATACCATCTTGCTACAGCATATACTATGTACCTACAactatccttctttttattgaaaaATTCAAAAAGTGCATCCATAGGTTAAAAAAATCTCGCATGTACAGATGTACATGTTAGAATGTACCGTGAGTCTGGAAATAAGTTGCTGAAAACTCTCTTCGAGTTTATCTGATACGGCAAACAGCAGCGGAACTATTTGAATTGTAGATCACCACATTAAATTTTTGTGCAGCTTGCAAATGAAAGGATTTTCTCACAAAATGTTTCAGATTCTTAGTCTATTCTCACATATACACAGCAATTTTAAAAGTTCTGTTGAAACTTGTAGCTGTAGTTTTCTAATAAAGAAATCACATGGCTCCAGAGCCAAAAATCACCTATCGCTAGAGTAGATCTGTTACTTCTATTTCCTTTTACAGGTCCTTTTGATCTACTATGCAGAAAGCATTCATTGCGTCTTAAATAGAATGACCAAATTCACCGAACTAAATAGCTGCAAATATTGACACACTGGTGCTCTGCCTTCTTTTTCATATGCTGTAGCACATGTGTTGTCAGAACATAGCAGATTGGGATTGTACAGCTGCAGCTCACCTCACTGGTGGGTCTGCTCTTAACTTTTATTATCTgctgcaattctttcattaagtcCGTTGTATGTATTTGGGGAAAATGATAATTGACCGCAAAGTGGAAGTCCAGGGTATATTTAGTTGAGATTTGATGAATTGAGCACTTGTGTGTAGTGACAGCAACATCATCGTGTAATTGCGGGTGTTCAATTCTCTAAATTGCTTTCAATTATTACTGAATTCAAGAGTATTGTTGTTGATTTGAACGATAGTAGTTCGATAGCAGCAAGTTATATGTGGCTTGATGTTCATATATTTAATCTTTTCTGGAACAGCCCCTTGGTGACCTGGGAACACTTGAAGCTGGAGAGAATGGAGAAGCTCAATTTTCAGGATCTAAAGAGAAACTGAGAGTTGTGGACTTAATTGGTCGCTCTGTTGCGCTGTATGCTACCGAGGACAGATCAGACTCGGGCATTGCGGCAGCCGTGGTCGCTAGGAGCGCTGGTGTCGGGGAGAACTACAAGAAGCTCTGCACCTGCGATGGTGTCACCATTTGGGAATCGAGCTAAAATCTGCCACGATGGAGTTTCACCATACTACTGTTTCATCCCCAATATGTTGTACACAGAAGTAACAATGTAGACACAATCAACCAGTTACTGAGCATTTGGAATAAGAGTGAATACATTTGAGGAATACATTTTTCTTCAGTAACTGCAGCTTCTGTGCTATTGCTGCTACTCAACTGATCTGTCAACTTCGCTCACAAAGGGGCCAGGGCATAGCTGTTTCTGCTCCCAGGCCTGACTATTCCAGAACAACAATACTAAGAGAGAAGCTCACATTGGTGGCAGCCATGTGAGAACCAGCGGGCTCCGGACGATGTGAACGCCGTCGCTCCATGACAGAGCTCCGAACTCGGGTGTCTTCTGAGCTGCCTTGGTTTTTAGCGTGACTTTGTAGGCAAGCTTCTGGTTTGCGCTGCTGAAGCGCAAGGTGTTTGGCTCAACGACGACGTCCGCGCCTTTGAACTTTGTGACCTTGACATGGTATGTCGAGGATCCAGGGCCGACGTTCGTCACGGTGCGGTGCACCATCAGCGGAGTCGATGGCT includes these proteins:
- the LOC124670679 gene encoding copper chaperone for superoxide dismutase, chloroplastic: MVGFLRAFTAASAVPAAAAAVAAVAFSSAAPYPSSRLRFPLLTSLSPFASSSAALRTPNAVPPMAAAAAATTTTDLSAPDKATSLPELTTEFMVDMKCEGCVTAVKNRLQTLEGIKNIEVDLSNQVVRVLGSLPVKTMLDALHQTGRDARLIGQGNPDAFLVSAAVAEFKGPVIYGVVRLAQVNMELTRVEATFSGLSPGKHGWSINEFGDLTKGAESTGKVYNPPDYLSNKPLGDLGTLEAGENGEAQFSGSKEKLRVVDLIGRSVALYATEDRSDSGIAAAVVARSAGVGENYKKLCTCDGVTIWESS